The DNA window TTCTTTAATGCTATCGTCATTGGTTTTCTTATGGATCCTGTTGATAAAGATGCCGATGATCTTCAGAGGCGATCTCAGCTCATGGCTCAGCATGCCCAGGATCCTGTTTTTAAAGTTCAGGTGCTCCTGGATCTGTTCGTTTGCTGCATTCAGCCGGTACTCATAAATAAAAGCCATCCTGGTAAGATACATGATCAGTACAGAAACAATGAACATCAATACCATCAGACCTAAAATCAGGTAATTCCTGATCCTGTTGCTCATTGAATTCTGCCGGTCATACTCTTTCTGCAGTTCCGATTTTGAATTTTTAACGGCCTTATCATACATATTCATCAGCCCGCTCGCGCTCACAAACAGATGATCGAATACTCTGAAGAATTTTCCGTTGTCCTGCCTGTTTGTATTCAGGTTCACCTGGATTTTTCTTACCTGCTCGGTATAGTGGTTGTTCACCAGGTTCAGTATACTGTCGAAATCCGCTTTTATATTGGCTGCATTCTGCATTTCACGCTGTTTTACCATTACAACAGTGCTGTCTTTCCTGACATTGACTTTTCCTGATATGGCATCTCCCAGGCGGCCGAAAAACCCCTTTTTCTTAATGGTGTCCGAAAAGGTTTTGGTCTGCACATCAAACTTATCGAAGTTATAATCCAGCTTATACCTCTGGATTTCCGGCAGTCTGGTCTTTAGCTTTAATCCGGACCCTCCTGAATACTGATAGGCAGAATCACTTAATGCCTTGAACTGATGGACCCGAGAAGAATCACTACGCTGTAACAGTGTAATGTCTTTAATTTCAGGGAACTGGTTGCCGTAACGGTTGATGCGGTCCACATTATTCCCCAGCCGGCTTACTGCCCCAAAATAAGACTGCAGGTATTTTTCATCCTGGCTTACCAGGTACTTCTGGAAGTAATCCTGTGCTGTCAGAAGTTCTTTTTTGGAAGTATCCGTTAAATTTCCCAGTGATTCCACTACTTTCAGCTGCTTCTCAATCAGGGAGAGGTTTTTCCTGTTGACGGTTTCATTATAGAAAAATCCGGCAATGATAAGCTGTATCAGCAAAATACAGACGATCAGCGAATAATGCACTATTTTGCGCCATCTGAAACTCAATGTTTTGGAATGATTATATTCATTTTTCATAATTTGTGTAGTTTTTTTGTTTGGTCCGGCCCATCTTCCGTCCCGGATCCTGCCTTCAATGTATCTTTCCTGAATCTTTTACCAATAGTCACTATTCATGAGCGTGAAAGCAAACGGACCAGGTTCACGAAAGATTTACTGAAGACTTATCATATAATCTTTAAATTTAAATAATTATTGGATAGTATCTCATAATTTTCAGATAATAATTTTCTATCAGTGATTAAAAAAAGGCCTCTCACGCTATCAGGAAGGTTGTTATTTCGGATTTATCAGGAAAATTATTCTATATAAACAAAGAAATCCCATGATTGGTTTCACAGGATTTCATATATCATTTAAAAAATAAATTACAAAGTTTTGAACTGCTCCAACGTTCTGATATCATTTTCAAAGAACATCCTGATATCGCTCATCTGGTACAGCAGCATCACAATTCGTTCAATCCCCATCCCGAAAGCATAGCCGGAATATTTTTCAGAGTCTATATTCACATTCTTCAGAACGGCAGGGTCTACCATTCCGCAACCCATGATTTCAAGCCACCCGGTGCCTTTGGTAATACGGTAATCCGTCTCGGAATTCAGCCCCCAGTATACATCAATCTCTGCACTTGGCTCGGTAAAAGGAAAGTATGACGGCCTCATCCTGATTTTTGATTTCCCGAACAGCTCCGTAGTAAAGAACTGGATCGTCTGCTTCAGATCGGCAAAGCTTACATTCTCATCGATGTACAACCCTTCGATCTGATGGAAAATACAGTGCGAACGTGAAGATACCGCTTCATTCCTGAATACCCTTCCCGGAGATAAAATCCTTATCGGTGGCTGGTTTTCTTCCATGTAACGGATCTGTACGGAGGAAGTATGGGTCCTCAGAAGGATATCGGGATTCTGCTCAATGAAGAAAGTATCCTGCATATCCCTTGCCGGATGGTACTCAGGGAGGTTCAGGGCGGTAAAGTTATGCCAGTCGTCCTCAATCTCAGGTCCGTCTGCTACGGCAAACCCGATGGATTTAAAAATTTCGATAATCCTGTTTTTCACCAGGTTGATAGGATGCCTGGATCCTAAGTCCAGAGGAAAAGCAGGCCTTGTCAGGTCTTCTTTCTCTGTAACCAGGGAAGAGGCTGTAGCGTTTTTTAGGTCCTCAAGTTTTGCCTTAACAGCATCTTTCAGGGAATTAAGCTTAAGTCCGAATTCTTTCTTCTGGTCATTCGGAACTTCCTTGAACTTTTCAAAAAAATCGTTCAGGATCCCCTTTTTACCATTGTATTTAATCCGGAAGTTTTCAATTTCCTCTTTGGAAGCGGAATTAAAGCTGTTTACCTCAAGAAGCAGTTCTTCTATCTTTTCTATCATTATCTTGCCCTTTCAAAATGTTTTGCAAAAATACGTTTTTCCGTTGAATATGTTTCCCAATCATATAAAAAATCTGCCCCTTTTGCGGAGAGGCAGACTTCAATCACTTATTTCACTTAAATAAAAAAATTATTTCTTTTCTAAAGCTTTAACGTTGATCTGCAGGGTCACCTCGTTTTTAATGACACCATTTTGGGCAGGAGCCTGGAACTTTACTCCGAACTCTTCCCGGCTGACATCCTTAGGTTCCGTGGCAATGCTTACTTCTCCTCCCTTCTTAACGGATACATTGGCTTTAAACTGCACCGGCCTGGTAATTCCTTTAATAGTCAGGTTACCATCCAGAAGCGTATTGTAATCTCCTTCTGCAACGGATGTCACTTTGGTAATTTCATAGGAAGCGGTTGGGAATTTATCCGTTTCAAAAAAGTCTCCGCTTTTCAGATGCCCGTTAAGTTTGTCCATCTGTGTTTTGTCATCCCTCAGATCTACAGAGGTGAGGGAGTTCATGTCAGCTACAAATTTTCCGCTTTCCAGCTTACCGTCATGTACCGTCACATCGCCACTTTCAAACTTGATGGTCCCGAAATGGCTGGTACTTTCAGACTTGAAAATCTTGTATCCCTTCCACTCTATTCTGCTGTTCAGGGTATCCAGCGTATACTGGCTGCCATTTTTGGTGGTGGTTACTTCACTGCTTTCGCTGGCAACGGGCTTTTCTTTTTTACACGAAACTACCGTCGTAGCCGCAAAAAATACAGGAATGGCCCATATAAGCAGTTTTTTTCTCATTTTTGTCATGATTTTATTATCCCTGCTAAGATAATAAAAAAAATAGTTTTTTCCTAAAAACCTTACCTTTGCCATATGCTATTAGAGATCAGCCACCTTAATTTTTCGTACTCGAAAGAGAGACCTCTTTTCCGGAACCTCAACCTGAAACTGGAAGAAGGGAAGATTGTTGCGCTTGCCGGAGAAAGCGGCTGCGGAAAGTCCACTTTACTGAATTTAATCTACGGGAAACTGGATTGGGAAAGCGGTGAAATTATTTTTGACGGACGGAAGCTTATGGGCCCGAAAGGAAACCTGGTTCCCGGTGAAGCGGAAATGAAGCTGGTTGCCCAGAATTTTGACCTGATGCCGTATGCTACGGTCGCAGAAAACGTCGGTAAATTTATCTCTAACATTAATCTGGCCCATAAAAAAGCTACCGTTACCGAACTGCTTGAAGTGGTAGGCCTACAGGACTACGCCGGAATCCTGCCAAAATACCTGAGCGGAGGACAGCAGCAGCGGGTGGCTATTGCAAGAGCGCTTTCCGTACTCCCAAAACTCCTGATTCTTGATGAGCCTTTCAGCAACCTTGATTTCCCCAGGAAGATAGAGCTTCGTGAGCGGCTGTTCAGATATGTGAAGCAACACGGCATTTCGCTGATGATCTCTACGCATGAGCTTCAGGATGTCATGCCATGGCTGGACCGCATTGTGATCCTTCAGGAAGGAAGGCTGATCCAGAATGACCATCCCGAAGAAATTTACAGGCATCCTTATAATCCATACGTAGCAAGGCTCTTTGGCGAAGTGAACATATTCAGTGAACAGGAACAGAAAGATTTAGGCATTCCTGAGTTTTTCTACTATCCCCATGAGATCGTCATCAATCATAACGGGCAGGAAGCCGAAGTACTGGAGAGCAGGTTTGCCGGAAACCATTACCGAACGATCATCAGGATCAACCATAAGGAGATGGTAATGGAAACAGGAGGTAAAATTCAGGAAAACCAGATCCGGATTGCTTTCCGCAAATAAATCATCCGATGCTTTTAACCTGCATGACTGCGGAGATGCAGTAATATTATACCGGATTTATTGAATTAACAGGTAAATTTATTGCATTTATAAGAATGCTTTAAAAAAAATATCTTACATTTGTTTTTTACAGCATAAGGAAATTTTTGGTTAATTCTCTTTCTGCCCCTGAAGACGAACATTAGCAGTCTGCAATCTAGTCTTTTGAAAGATAACACTGTCCAATTCTTTCCTTTTTTTGTGCCCGAAAATTAAAAAACCGCTGCCTGAGCATCTCAACGGCAGCGGTTTTTTATTGGATATCTGTATTCAGTTTTGACGTCTCACGCGTATCTTTCATCCGGAAATAAACCACGAGTGAAAAGAATATGCAGAGTGTGATGTACCAGTAAAAATAGTGCTCCACTCCTGCCTGCTTGAACCACAGGGCAATATATTCAGCCGTTCCTCCAAATACAGCAACGGTGAGGGCATAAGGAAGTCCTACACCCAAAGCTCTTACTTCGGAAGGAAAAAGTTCTGCCTTCACAACAGCATTAATAGAGGTATATCCGCTGACAATGATCAGTGAAATCATAATCCATACAAATGACATTCCCATAGAAGTGGTATGGCTGAGTGCGGTCAATAAAGGAACCGTACCTACCGTCCCCAATATCCCGAATGCCAGCAACAGGGACCTCCTCCCGATCCTGTCGGACAATGCACCGAAAACCGGTTGCAGGCACGCAAACAGAAACAGGGAAACGAAGGAAACAAGCGTGGACTCTTCCTTACTTAAATGGACGGTATTCACCAGGAATTTCTGCATGTAAGTCGTATAGGTATAGAACGCAAGCGTGCCGCCTAAAGTCAATCCTACCACCGTAAGAAGTGCCTGAGGATGCTTAAGAAGTTCTTTTATGGTACCCTTTTTATCCCGGACGGTGCCTTTTTTATTTTCAAAAGCTTCGGTTTCATGGAGATTTGACCTCAGGTACAAAGCAACTACAGACAGAACAGCACCAATGACAA is part of the Chryseobacterium camelliae genome and encodes:
- a CDS encoding ATP-binding protein, with translation MKNEYNHSKTLSFRWRKIVHYSLIVCILLIQLIIAGFFYNETVNRKNLSLIEKQLKVVESLGNLTDTSKKELLTAQDYFQKYLVSQDEKYLQSYFGAVSRLGNNVDRINRYGNQFPEIKDITLLQRSDSSRVHQFKALSDSAYQYSGGSGLKLKTRLPEIQRYKLDYNFDKFDVQTKTFSDTIKKKGFFGRLGDAISGKVNVRKDSTVVMVKQREMQNAANIKADFDSILNLVNNHYTEQVRKIQVNLNTNRQDNGKFFRVFDHLFVSASGLMNMYDKAVKNSKSELQKEYDRQNSMSNRIRNYLILGLMVLMFIVSVLIMYLTRMAFIYEYRLNAANEQIQEHLNFKNRILGMLSHELRSPLKIIGIFINRIHKKTNDDSIKEYLKSVSFTNNTLLMQANQILEYTKNHQVENKLVPAVFNLKDEITSILASIEPYIETRNNRFIIDERIAPDLVVFSDNTKINQIYMNIIGNANKFTENGQIKVTVYTEPVNEATVAMHTIISDTGVGISESDLEKIFEPYYQGIISDEVENLGAGLGLSLCKQLIALYPGNISVTSKRNKGTTVSFYIHLTIHHES
- the pheS gene encoding phenylalanine--tRNA ligase subunit alpha, producing MIEKIEELLLEVNSFNSASKEEIENFRIKYNGKKGILNDFFEKFKEVPNDQKKEFGLKLNSLKDAVKAKLEDLKNATASSLVTEKEDLTRPAFPLDLGSRHPINLVKNRIIEIFKSIGFAVADGPEIEDDWHNFTALNLPEYHPARDMQDTFFIEQNPDILLRTHTSSVQIRYMEENQPPIRILSPGRVFRNEAVSSRSHCIFHQIEGLYIDENVSFADLKQTIQFFTTELFGKSKIRMRPSYFPFTEPSAEIDVYWGLNSETDYRITKGTGWLEIMGCGMVDPAVLKNVNIDSEKYSGYAFGMGIERIVMLLYQMSDIRMFFENDIRTLEQFKTL
- a CDS encoding YceI family protein produces the protein MRKKLLIWAIPVFFAATTVVSCKKEKPVASESSEVTTTKNGSQYTLDTLNSRIEWKGYKIFKSESTSHFGTIKFESGDVTVHDGKLESGKFVADMNSLTSVDLRDDKTQMDKLNGHLKSGDFFETDKFPTASYEITKVTSVAEGDYNTLLDGNLTIKGITRPVQFKANVSVKKGGEVSIATEPKDVSREEFGVKFQAPAQNGVIKNEVTLQINVKALEKK
- a CDS encoding sulfate/molybdate ABC transporter ATP-binding protein, with amino-acid sequence MLLEISHLNFSYSKERPLFRNLNLKLEEGKIVALAGESGCGKSTLLNLIYGKLDWESGEIIFDGRKLMGPKGNLVPGEAEMKLVAQNFDLMPYATVAENVGKFISNINLAHKKATVTELLEVVGLQDYAGILPKYLSGGQQQRVAIARALSVLPKLLILDEPFSNLDFPRKIELRERLFRYVKQHGISLMISTHELQDVMPWLDRIVILQEGRLIQNDHPEEIYRHPYNPYVARLFGEVNIFSEQEQKDLGIPEFFYYPHEIVINHNGQEAEVLESRFAGNHYRTIIRINHKEMVMETGGKIQENQIRIAFRK
- a CDS encoding MFS transporter — its product is MNIQNRPQITTGERIKAIVGGSVGNLVEWYDWYAYAAFAIYFSKSFFPDSDMTAQLLNTAGIFAVGFLMRPVGGWMFGSIADRVGRKRAMTLSVLLMSLGSLLIALTPSYGTIGVLAPVLLLLARLLQGLSVGGEYGVSATYLSEMATEDRRGFYSSFQYVTLIGGQLIALGIQLILQKLLLTEQQLETWGWRIPFVIGAVLSVVALYLRSNLHETEAFENKKGTVRDKKGTIKELLKHPQALLTVVGLTLGGTLAFYTYTTYMQKFLVNTVHLSKEESTLVSFVSLFLFACLQPVFGALSDRIGRRSLLLAFGILGTVGTVPLLTALSHTTSMGMSFVWIMISLIIVSGYTSINAVVKAELFPSEVRALGVGLPYALTVAVFGGTAEYIALWFKQAGVEHYFYWYITLCIFFSLVVYFRMKDTRETSKLNTDIQ